A region from the Mucilaginibacter sp. CSA2-8R genome encodes:
- a CDS encoding transcriptional regulator, whose product MKVDFNKLDKAFENRVRLQIMSVLMVNDNYDFTSLKELLEVTDGNLASNLKALEKEEYINIQKSFIGRKPNTNYQASDKGRKAFQEHLAALEQLIQQQKK is encoded by the coding sequence GTGAAAGTTGATTTTAACAAACTGGATAAAGCCTTTGAGAACCGGGTAAGGCTGCAAATTATGAGTGTGCTCATGGTAAATGACAACTACGACTTTACCTCGCTCAAAGAACTGCTGGAAGTAACCGACGGCAACTTAGCATCAAACCTTAAAGCACTTGAAAAGGAAGAATATATTAATATTCAAAAAAGCTTTATCGGCCGTAAACCAAATACCAACTATCAGGCATCAGATAAAGGGCGTAAGGCCTTCCAAGAACATTTAGCAGCATTAGAGCAACTCATTCAACAACAGAAGAAGTAA
- a CDS encoding DUF4450 domain-containing protein — MHRIKTILFTLLLLLNFGWAFSAYSQSTPGLWHGIERTVRYKPDGTDFIISNGTRRFNRAVYGTNTAFRIEAGDLPEFALYLPGMGGNLRLGLIKGKNSKWLINAQHIEARYRPGSMLYIIQDSLLGQGTLRLQLLAAAGSEHLILKADLTGVDADFKLMWVYGGATGKKFSRDGDIGADPESSFYLKPEYCENNVYQVSGNTFRLGFKGKSTTEATRYENEQSPAKQNQTIISKNTISGIFPNSSIIKQADAAQQSSPLTLLNSSAGSQPVVCGVITYFQQSLYWMIGPGRAENTYAQIAGLIQQAEGARVKLTLRVQLKTPDPYINTLGGALAIAADAIWETPSYLHGAVAWRMRLPAWRGAYAADVLGWHDRALQHFSSYAQSQILTPETGPIVADTALHLARQQEKLGNAMFSSGYISRNPGGDIRPHHYDMNLVFIDQLINHFYWTGDLNQIKKFWPTIKRHLDWEKRNFDRDGDGLYDAYCCIWASDALQYSGGGVTHSSAYNYRANLIAAQLARIAGDDPAPYAQEAQHIKNAVAQNLWIPNTGTYAEFKDLLGNRLLHTSPGLWTIYHAIDEGLPNAMQAYQSLRYIDTQIPHIPVVAKGLTGNYYLPATTNWLPYTWSLNNVAMAETMNTALAYWQGGRAADAFTLWKSALIESMYLGASPGNFQQLSFYDAQRGELYRDFADPIGVTARTVVEGLFGIKPDMLHQQLTIKPGFPAAWNYASLKTPDININFSRTGLIDSYTITSALPKPAALNLELNARSVNIDQVLVNGHPVNWNCITSAVGQPAIRIEAGRQPQYKITIKWSNEYPEAVRLSTNYVANQTYQQTFGKASVVAVNDPQAILQESKMVNNYINFKLKPNQREHTFFVQLKQGAMVWWQPVNFKSYMHPLAIQFAAQQEPNRLKFNIHNLAFNGTVSVQVNPEISTKFEQTVSLNGKPKDTPFNIDAKHLIAGSNHLRITYQKLTIDTTIINWNISASKPGNMRTVDIGAHFNDDIKHLFINQYLLPRPQSVTLQLPTQGIGNWCYPLTTANIDDSGLRKAAGMQNRFETSQHIVFATPGNTGKNIAFTSQWDNYPRSVQVQLSGSASHAYLLMAGSTNPMQSRLINAQITVTYADGDKEVLQLKNPENWCPIEQDYDDDGFAFNPGITKPLRVYLKTGITSVNSKEYTTIKGYTNKAIDGGAATVLDVVLNPDKKLKSLELNTVANDVVVGLMGITLVNGQ; from the coding sequence ATGCACCGGATAAAAACTATACTTTTTACACTATTACTCCTATTAAATTTTGGCTGGGCATTTAGTGCTTACAGCCAATCAACGCCGGGGTTATGGCATGGCATTGAGCGTACCGTACGTTACAAGCCTGATGGCACTGATTTTATAATCAGCAACGGTACACGTCGCTTTAACCGGGCTGTCTACGGCACTAACACCGCTTTCCGGATCGAGGCTGGCGATTTACCTGAATTTGCGCTTTACCTGCCGGGCATGGGCGGCAACTTAAGGTTAGGATTAATTAAAGGTAAAAACAGCAAATGGCTGATTAACGCTCAACATATTGAAGCCCGCTACCGGCCGGGCAGTATGCTATACATTATACAAGATTCTTTATTAGGCCAAGGGACTTTGAGATTGCAATTGCTTGCTGCCGCAGGCAGTGAACACTTGATTTTAAAAGCTGACTTAACCGGAGTTGATGCTGACTTTAAATTAATGTGGGTATATGGTGGCGCTACCGGAAAAAAATTCTCGCGCGATGGTGATATCGGCGCTGATCCCGAATCTTCATTTTACTTAAAACCAGAGTATTGCGAAAACAATGTTTATCAAGTATCAGGCAATACCTTCCGGCTCGGTTTTAAAGGCAAATCCACTACCGAAGCTACCCGTTACGAAAACGAACAAAGCCCCGCTAAACAAAATCAAACCATTATATCAAAAAACACCATCTCAGGTATATTCCCCAACTCAAGCATAATAAAACAGGCAGATGCTGCGCAACAAAGTTCGCCGTTAACTTTACTTAACTCATCGGCAGGCAGCCAGCCTGTAGTTTGCGGAGTTATTACTTATTTTCAGCAATCGTTATATTGGATGATTGGCCCTGGCCGAGCCGAAAATACCTATGCACAGATTGCCGGCCTGATACAGCAAGCTGAAGGCGCCCGGGTTAAATTAACTTTGCGCGTGCAGTTAAAAACCCCCGATCCTTACATTAACACCTTAGGCGGCGCACTTGCTATTGCAGCTGATGCCATTTGGGAAACACCATCTTACCTGCACGGTGCGGTGGCTTGGCGCATGCGGCTGCCTGCCTGGCGTGGTGCTTACGCGGCCGATGTACTAGGCTGGCATGACCGCGCCTTACAACATTTTAGCAGTTATGCCCAATCACAAATCCTTACGCCCGAAACAGGACCAATAGTTGCTGACACCGCCTTGCACTTAGCCCGGCAGCAGGAAAAACTGGGCAACGCTATGTTTAGTAGCGGTTACATCAGCCGCAACCCTGGCGGCGATATCCGCCCGCATCATTACGACATGAACCTGGTATTTATTGATCAGCTAATCAACCACTTTTACTGGACCGGCGACCTTAACCAGATAAAAAAGTTTTGGCCCACTATTAAACGACATTTAGATTGGGAAAAGCGAAACTTTGACCGTGATGGCGACGGCCTCTACGATGCTTATTGCTGCATTTGGGCCAGTGATGCGCTGCAATACAGCGGAGGCGGCGTAACTCACTCATCGGCTTATAATTACCGGGCAAACCTAATAGCTGCCCAACTGGCCCGCATTGCCGGCGACGACCCGGCTCCGTATGCGCAAGAAGCTCAACATATTAAAAATGCCGTTGCCCAAAATTTGTGGATACCTAACACCGGAACTTACGCCGAGTTTAAAGATCTTTTAGGCAACCGCCTCCTGCACACCTCGCCCGGCCTGTGGACCATTTACCACGCTATTGACGAAGGCCTGCCCAATGCCATGCAAGCTTACCAAAGCTTGCGCTACATAGACACTCAAATACCGCACATACCTGTTGTAGCCAAAGGGCTGACCGGCAATTATTATTTGCCTGCTACCACCAACTGGCTGCCCTACACCTGGTCGTTAAACAACGTTGCCATGGCCGAAACCATGAATACCGCTTTGGCTTACTGGCAGGGCGGCCGTGCGGCCGACGCATTTACCCTGTGGAAAAGTGCATTGATAGAAAGCATGTACCTGGGCGCCAGTCCGGGCAACTTTCAGCAATTGTCTTTTTACGATGCCCAACGCGGCGAACTGTACCGCGACTTTGCCGATCCTATAGGTGTTACCGCGCGTACCGTGGTTGAGGGGTTATTTGGCATCAAGCCCGATATGCTTCATCAGCAGCTTACTATTAAACCCGGCTTCCCCGCAGCCTGGAATTACGCCTCTTTGAAAACGCCCGACATTAACATTAACTTTTCGCGTACAGGTTTGATTGACAGCTATACCATCACATCAGCTTTACCTAAACCGGCTGCACTAAATTTAGAATTAAACGCCCGATCGGTAAATATTGATCAGGTATTGGTAAACGGGCATCCGGTTAACTGGAACTGTATCACATCGGCAGTTGGTCAGCCTGCCATACGTATCGAAGCGGGGCGACAGCCGCAGTATAAGATTACGATTAAATGGAGTAATGAATATCCGGAAGCGGTAAGGCTATCAACTAACTATGTGGCTAACCAAACATACCAGCAAACATTTGGCAAAGCATCTGTTGTTGCGGTAAATGACCCTCAGGCTATTTTGCAGGAAAGCAAAATGGTTAACAATTATATTAACTTTAAACTTAAGCCTAACCAGCGAGAACATACCTTTTTTGTGCAACTGAAACAGGGAGCGATGGTTTGGTGGCAACCTGTTAATTTTAAATCTTATATGCACCCGTTAGCTATTCAGTTTGCGGCACAACAAGAACCCAATCGTTTAAAATTCAATATCCATAATCTTGCATTTAACGGCACAGTTAGCGTTCAGGTTAATCCGGAAATCAGCACAAAATTTGAACAAACTGTCAGCTTAAACGGTAAGCCTAAGGACACACCGTTTAATATCGACGCTAAACACTTAATTGCAGGCAGTAATCACCTCCGTATCACCTATCAGAAACTAACGATAGATACGACTATCATTAACTGGAACATCAGCGCCTCAAAACCTGGAAATATGCGTACGGTTGATATAGGAGCCCATTTCAACGACGACATTAAACACCTATTTATCAACCAGTATTTGTTGCCAAGGCCGCAGAGCGTTACCCTGCAACTGCCCACTCAAGGTATAGGTAACTGGTGCTACCCGCTCACTACCGCTAATATTGACGACAGTGGCTTACGCAAAGCTGCCGGGATGCAAAACCGTTTCGAAACATCACAGCATATTGTTTTTGCTACACCCGGCAACACCGGTAAAAATATAGCTTTTACCTCTCAATGGGATAATTACCCACGTAGCGTTCAAGTACAGTTAAGCGGCTCGGCGTCTCATGCTTACTTGTTAATGGCCGGCTCCACTAACCCGATGCAAAGCCGCTTAATTAACGCTCAAATTACAGTAACGTATGCAGATGGCGATAAAGAAGTACTACAACTTAAAAACCCTGAAAACTGGTGCCCTATTGAGCAGGATTATGATGATGACGGCTTTGCCTTTAACCCCGGCATAACCAAACCATTGAGGGTTTATTTAAAAACAGGAATTACTTCGGTAAACAGCAAAGAATATACGACCATAAAAGGTTATACCAACAAAGCAATTGATGGTGGTGCTGCCACTGTATTAGATGTCGTCCTCAATCCAGACAAAAAGCTAAAAAGTCTTGAACTTAACACCGTAGCTAATGATGTGGTAGTTGGCTTGATGGGTATCACACTTGTTAATGGTCAGTAA
- the rlmD gene encoding 23S rRNA (uracil(1939)-C(5))-methyltransferase RlmD, protein MRKGAPNKQFENVTVIDIAEEGKGVGKAEDFVLFIEKAVPGDVVDVEVYRKKKNFGEAKIIGLKQPSEHRTEPFCEHFGTCGGCKWQHMTYEAQLQFKQKAVTDALSRLAKVDISHTLPIVPSPADRYYRNKLEYTFSNKRWLNDGENRTDDPIEMSALGFHIPGRFDKILDINHCYLQADPSNNIRLKIRDYARQLQMSFYDIKAHTGALRNLIIRTSSTGELMVIVVFAYATEDEVSSLMGYVEREFPQITSLLYILNQKKNDTIFDQEVVAWKGPEYIHERMNDIQFRIGPKSFYQTNAIQAQRLYEIARDFAGFKGTELVYDLYTGAGTIANFVAGHVREVIGVEYVPQAIEDAKVNSTINNIGNTKFYAGDMKDVLNADFVSQHGKPDVIITDPPRAGMHADVVERLMEIEAPKIVYVSCNASTQARDLIVLKNKYNVTQIQPVDMFPHTQHVENVVLLELKDLSEFTLPLTEQQPEANTEQLAN, encoded by the coding sequence ATGAGAAAAGGTGCTCCCAACAAGCAGTTCGAAAACGTAACTGTAATTGATATAGCCGAAGAAGGCAAAGGTGTAGGCAAAGCCGAAGATTTTGTGCTGTTTATTGAAAAAGCTGTACCCGGCGATGTGGTAGACGTAGAGGTTTACCGTAAAAAGAAAAACTTTGGCGAAGCAAAAATCATAGGTCTCAAGCAGCCTTCCGAACATCGCACCGAACCTTTTTGTGAGCACTTTGGCACCTGCGGCGGCTGCAAATGGCAGCACATGACTTATGAGGCGCAACTGCAATTTAAACAGAAAGCAGTTACCGATGCCTTAAGCCGCCTGGCTAAAGTTGATATTTCGCATACACTGCCAATCGTACCCTCTCCGGCCGACCGTTACTACCGCAACAAACTCGAATATACTTTCAGCAACAAACGCTGGTTAAACGATGGCGAAAACCGGACCGATGATCCTATTGAGATGAGCGCGCTGGGTTTCCATATTCCGGGCCGGTTTGATAAAATATTGGATATAAACCATTGTTACCTGCAGGCAGATCCATCTAACAATATCCGTTTAAAAATCCGCGATTATGCCCGCCAGCTTCAGATGAGCTTTTATGACATTAAGGCCCATACCGGCGCCTTACGTAATTTAATTATTCGCACATCATCTACTGGCGAGTTGATGGTGATAGTGGTGTTTGCTTATGCTACCGAAGACGAGGTAAGTAGTTTGATGGGATACGTAGAGCGAGAGTTTCCGCAAATTACTTCGTTACTGTATATCCTTAATCAAAAAAAGAACGATACCATTTTTGACCAGGAGGTCGTGGCCTGGAAAGGCCCCGAATATATTCATGAGCGCATGAATGATATTCAGTTTAGGATAGGGCCTAAATCATTTTATCAAACTAATGCCATACAGGCACAACGGCTATACGAAATTGCCCGCGATTTTGCCGGCTTTAAAGGCACTGAGTTGGTGTACGATTTATATACCGGGGCTGGCACCATTGCCAACTTTGTGGCCGGCCATGTGCGCGAGGTAATTGGCGTTGAGTACGTACCGCAGGCTATTGAAGATGCCAAGGTAAACTCAACCATCAATAACATCGGCAACACAAAATTTTATGCTGGAGATATGAAAGACGTGCTGAACGCCGACTTTGTAAGCCAGCATGGCAAGCCTGACGTTATTATTACCGACCCGCCGCGTGCCGGCATGCACGCCGATGTAGTGGAGCGCTTAATGGAGATTGAGGCCCCCAAAATTGTGTACGTAAGTTGCAATGCGTCTACACAAGCCCGCGACCTGATCGTGTTAAAAAACAAGTATAATGTTACCCAGATACAGCCGGTAGATATGTTTCCGCATACGCAACATGTAGAAAACGTGGTACTGCTTGAATTAAAAGACCTATCGGAGTTTACGCTGCCGCTAACAGAACAACAACCCGAGGCTAACACCGAACAATTAGCTAATTAA
- a CDS encoding phosphoribosyltransferase family protein, translated as MPDKLLILNHQQIQQKLDRIAYQILEDNLEEQEIVLAGIIPQGSVIARRLKQILDNIAPFKSTLLNIEIDKNSSTLQFKTDTDLSTCSNKVVILVDDVLNSGKTLAYGFGVFIDVPLKKLRTVVLVDRNHKNFPVSTDFSGIALSTVLKDHVYVSLDEKGKEDAVFLG; from the coding sequence ATGCCCGATAAGCTTTTAATTCTGAACCATCAGCAAATACAACAAAAACTTGATCGTATTGCTTACCAGATACTGGAAGATAATTTAGAGGAGCAGGAAATTGTACTGGCAGGTATCATTCCGCAGGGCAGCGTTATTGCCCGGCGCTTAAAGCAAATACTGGATAATATTGCACCGTTTAAAAGTACGCTGCTCAATATCGAGATTGATAAAAATAGCAGTACGTTGCAATTCAAAACCGACACTGATCTCAGCACCTGTAGCAATAAGGTGGTTATTTTAGTTGATGATGTTTTAAACAGCGGCAAAACATTGGCCTATGGCTTCGGGGTATTTATAGATGTGCCGCTCAAAAAACTACGCACCGTGGTATTGGTTGATCGCAATCATAAAAATTTCCCGGTAAGTACCGATTTTTCAGGCATCGCGTTATCTACTGTACTTAAAGATCACGTATATGTTTCGCTTGATGAAAAGGGTAAAGAAGACGCCGTATTTTTAGGATAA